The Deltaproteobacteria bacterium GWA2_45_12 DNA window CGGAAAAAAAATGGGGGACAATTGGAATACCCTTGGGCCTTATTTTCACAAATTTGATTTTGTGATTGGAATCCTCCTTTTAATAGGGGTTGGTTTCTGGGTGAAACATCATTTAATGGGTAGGGACCCCGCGATGCGGGGTCCCTACAGATAATGCAAATTCTTCCGGCGATTGACCTAAAAGACCATAAAGTGGTGCGGCTTTCCCAGGGGAAAATGGGGACGGCTAAAATTTATTCAGAGGATATTCTCCTTGTGGCTAAACGCTGGGTTGATGCAGGAGCCACGCGCCTTCATCTGGTTGATTTAAATGGGGCCTTTGAGGGGAAACCCGTCCATTTTGACGAGGTAAAAAAGCTTTTACACAGTTTTCCTTCCGTCCAATTTGAAATCGGGGGCGGAATTCGTTCCATTGAAACCATCAAAAAATATTTTCAGACCGGAGTTCATTTTTGCATTTTGGGAACGGTGGCTCTTAAAAATCCGGAATTGCTCAAAGAAGCCGTTTCTCTTTTCCCTTCAAAAATCATTTTGGGTGTGGATGCCAAGGCAGGGATGGTGGCTACGGAAGGTTGGGATGAGGTAAGCCGGCTTAAAGCGACAAGCCTGGCAAAAAAATGTGAATCCCTTTCCCTGGAATCGATCATTTTTACCGATGTGGCCAAAGATGGGATGATGCAAGGCATGAGTTTGAATAGTATTGAAGAAATGGCCAAAGCATCGGCTATCCCCATTATTGCTTCAGGGGGTTTTACTTCCTTGGAGGATATAAAGGCGCTAAAAAAAATCAAAAATGTGAAAGGTGTCATTGCCGGCAAGGCCCTGTATGAGGGATTGGTGGATTTGAAAGAGGCGATTGCATTGTCTGCGTAGGGGTGCAATTTCAGCCGGAGGCTGATCCACCTCTGG harbors:
- a CDS encoding 1-(5-phosphoribosyl)-5-[(5-phosphoribosylamino)methylideneamino]imidazole-4-carboxamide isomerase, which translates into the protein MQILPAIDLKDHKVVRLSQGKMGTAKIYSEDILLVAKRWVDAGATRLHLVDLNGAFEGKPVHFDEVKKLLHSFPSVQFEIGGGIRSIETIKKYFQTGVHFCILGTVALKNPELLKEAVSLFPSKIILGVDAKAGMVATEGWDEVSRLKATSLAKKCESLSLESIIFTDVAKDGMMQGMSLNSIEEMAKASAIPIIASGGFTSLEDIKALKKIKNVKGVIAGKALYEGLVDLKEAIALSA